The following are encoded together in the Ovis canadensis isolate MfBH-ARS-UI-01 breed Bighorn chromosome 2, ARS-UI_OviCan_v2, whole genome shotgun sequence genome:
- the CEP85 gene encoding centrosomal protein of 85 kDa isoform X2, protein MTRNGDLSSMKRSPGLSRDFMYLCGAAGESGVEQSWFPAVGHEREEAARKFDVPNMESTLNQSAMLETLYSDPHYRVYFHNPRTDTNKELYKGLPETKKAPGSGAACERNGPHPGSSGVLPLGLQPAPGLSKPLPSQVWQPNPDPWHSRERSCELSTCRQQLELIRLQMEQMQLQNGAVCHHPAGFSPSLPTLDPAQWMSILSSNEHLLKEKELLIDKQRKHISQLEQKVRESELQVHSALLGRPAPFGDVCLLRLQELQRENTFLRAQFAQKTEALSKEKIELEKKLSASEVEVQLIRESLRVALQKHSEEGKKQEERVKGRDKHINNLKKKCQKESEQNREKQQRIETLERYLADLPTLEDHQKQSQQLKDSELKSTELQERVTELESLLEETQAACREKEVQLESLRQREADFSSTRHSLQDKQCVEDASGEGPAQQGQGPQVEMESWQKECDSLRKIVERQQQKIDQLHSQVQSLEQEVAQEEGTSQALKEEAQRRETALQQLRTAVKELSVQNQDLIEKNLTLQEHLRQAQSGSPSSSDTAQLAFELHQELASCLQDLQAVCSIVTQRAQGHDPNLSLLLGIHSAQHPGTQLDFQKPDVIRRKLEEVQQLRRDIEDLRTTMSDRYAQDMGENCVTQ, encoded by the exons ATGACAAGAAatggagacctcagttcaatgaAACGTTCTCCAGGCCTTTCTAGAGATTTCATGTATCTTTGTGGTGCTGCTGGAGAAAGTGGAGTTGAGCAGTCCTGGTTTCCAGCAGTGGGCCATGAAAGAGAAGAAGCAGCGAGAAAGTTTGATGTTCCCAATATGGAGTCTACCCTCAATCAGtcagcaatgctggagacacttTATTCAGATCCCCACTACCGAGTCTATTTCCACAACCCAAGAACCGACACAAACAAGGAGCTATACAAAGGGTTGCCTGAGACCAAGAAGGCACCAGGCAGCGGGGCAGCATGTGAGAGGAATGGACCACACCCTGGCAGCAGTGGGGTTCTTCCTTTGGGACTCCAGCCTGCTCCTGGGCTCTCCAAGCCTCTACCTTCTCAGGTGTGGCAGCCAAATCCTGACCCTTGGCATTCCCGCGAGCGATCTTGTGAACTCAGCACTTGTCGGCAGCAGCTGGAATTGATCCGTTTACAGATGGAGCAAATGCAG CTTCAGAATGGAGCCGTCTGCCACCATCCTGCTGGTTTTTCTCCTTCATTGCCCACGTTAGACCCAGCACAATGGATGAGCATCTTGAGCAGTAATGAACACCTTCTGAAGGAAAAGGAGCTCCTTATTGACAA GCAGAGGAAACATATCTCTCAGCTGGAACAGAAGGTGCGAGAGAGTGAACTGCAAGTCCACAGTGCTCTTTTAGGCCGTCCTGCCCCCTTTGGGGATGTCTGCTTGTTGAGGCTGCAG GAATTGCAGCGAGAGAACACTTTCTTACGTGCACAGTTTGCACAGAAGACAGAAGCCTTGAGCAAAGAAAAGATCGAGCTTGAAAAGAAACTCTCTGCTTCAGAAGTTGAAGTCCAGCTCATCAGAGAGTCACTCAGAGTGGCACTGCAGAAGCATTcggaggaagggaagaaacaggaagaaagg GTCAAGGGTCGTGATAAACatattaataatttgaaaaagaaatgtcagAAGGAATCCGAGCAGAACCGGGAGAAGCAGCAGCGTATTGAGACCTTGGAGCGCTACCTGGCTGACCTGCCCACTCTGGAAGACCATCAGAAACAGAGCCAGCAG CTTAAGGATTCTGAGTTGAAGAGCACAGAGCTGCAGGAGAGAGTGACTGAGCTGGAGAGTTTGCTGGAGGAGACCCAGGCAGCCTGCAGAGAAAAGGAGGTTCAACTGGAAAGCCTGAGACAGAGAGAAGCTGACTTCTCCTCCACCCGACATAG CCTGCAAGATAAGCAGTGTGTGGAAGATGCCAGTGGAGAAGGTCCAGCTCAACAAGGACAAGGTCCCCAAGTGGAAATGGAGTCTTGGCAGAAGGAATGTGATTCCCTTCGAAAG ATTGTGGAGAGGCAACAGCAGAAGATTGATCAGTTGCACTCACAAGTACAG AGCCTAGAGCAGGAAGTGGCTCAAGAAGAAGGAACAAGCCAGGCCCTGAAAGAGGAGGCCCAAAGGAGGGAGACAGCCCTGCAGCAGCTGCGCACAGCTGTGAAAGAG CTTTCAGTACAGAACCAGGACCTCATTGAGAAGAATCTGACGCTGCAAGAACACCTGCGACAGGCCCAATCAGGGTCCCCATCTTCATCAGACACAGCTCAGCTGGCATTTGAGCTGCACCAGGAATTGGCCAGTTGTCTTCAAGATCTGCAGGCTGTCTGTAGCATTGTGACCCAGAGGGCCCAGGGCCATGACCCCAATCTCTCCCTGCTCCTGGGCATTCACT CTGCACAGCACCCAGGGACTCAACTAGATTTTCAGAAACCAGATGTGATCAGGAGAAAACTGGAAGAGGTTCAGCAGCTACGCCGTGACATCGAGGACTTAAGGACCACCATGTCAGATAGATATGCCCAGGACATGGGAGAAAACTGTGTCACACAATGA
- the CEP85 gene encoding centrosomal protein of 85 kDa isoform X1, whose translation MAMQEKYPSERISHATSPGSSVIQKGSSLGTEWQTPVISEAFRSRFSRCSSVADSGDTAIGTSCSDIAEDFCSSSSSPSFQPIKSHVTIPTAHVIPSTLGTSPAKPNPSAGPSSKLPLSGLAESVGMTRNGDLSSMKRSPGLSRDFMYLCGAAGESGVEQSWFPAVGHEREEAARKFDVPNMESTLNQSAMLETLYSDPHYRVYFHNPRTDTNKELYKGLPETKKAPGSGAACERNGPHPGSSGVLPLGLQPAPGLSKPLPSQVWQPNPDPWHSRERSCELSTCRQQLELIRLQMEQMQLQNGAVCHHPAGFSPSLPTLDPAQWMSILSSNEHLLKEKELLIDKQRKHISQLEQKVRESELQVHSALLGRPAPFGDVCLLRLQELQRENTFLRAQFAQKTEALSKEKIELEKKLSASEVEVQLIRESLRVALQKHSEEGKKQEERVKGRDKHINNLKKKCQKESEQNREKQQRIETLERYLADLPTLEDHQKQSQQLKDSELKSTELQERVTELESLLEETQAACREKEVQLESLRQREADFSSTRHSLQDKQCVEDASGEGPAQQGQGPQVEMESWQKECDSLRKIVERQQQKIDQLHSQVQSLEQEVAQEEGTSQALKEEAQRRETALQQLRTAVKELSVQNQDLIEKNLTLQEHLRQAQSGSPSSSDTAQLAFELHQELASCLQDLQAVCSIVTQRAQGHDPNLSLLLGIHSAQHPGTQLDFQKPDVIRRKLEEVQQLRRDIEDLRTTMSDRYAQDMGENCVTQ comes from the exons ATTTTTGCAGTTCAAGTAGCAGTCCTTCTTTCCAGCCCATCAAAAGCCACGTAACCATTCCAACAGCCCATGTGATACCTTCTACTTTGGGGACCTCTCCTGCCAAGCCAAATCCTTCTGCCGGACCCTCTTCCAAACTTCCTTTGTCAGGGTTGGCTGAAAGTGTGGGGATGACAAGAAatggagacctcagttcaatgaAACGTTCTCCAGGCCTTTCTAGAGATTTCATGTATCTTTGTGGTGCTGCTGGAGAAAGTGGAGTTGAGCAGTCCTGGTTTCCAGCAGTGGGCCATGAAAGAGAAGAAGCAGCGAGAAAGTTTGATGTTCCCAATATGGAGTCTACCCTCAATCAGtcagcaatgctggagacacttTATTCAGATCCCCACTACCGAGTCTATTTCCACAACCCAAGAACCGACACAAACAAGGAGCTATACAAAGGGTTGCCTGAGACCAAGAAGGCACCAGGCAGCGGGGCAGCATGTGAGAGGAATGGACCACACCCTGGCAGCAGTGGGGTTCTTCCTTTGGGACTCCAGCCTGCTCCTGGGCTCTCCAAGCCTCTACCTTCTCAGGTGTGGCAGCCAAATCCTGACCCTTGGCATTCCCGCGAGCGATCTTGTGAACTCAGCACTTGTCGGCAGCAGCTGGAATTGATCCGTTTACAGATGGAGCAAATGCAG CTTCAGAATGGAGCCGTCTGCCACCATCCTGCTGGTTTTTCTCCTTCATTGCCCACGTTAGACCCAGCACAATGGATGAGCATCTTGAGCAGTAATGAACACCTTCTGAAGGAAAAGGAGCTCCTTATTGACAA GCAGAGGAAACATATCTCTCAGCTGGAACAGAAGGTGCGAGAGAGTGAACTGCAAGTCCACAGTGCTCTTTTAGGCCGTCCTGCCCCCTTTGGGGATGTCTGCTTGTTGAGGCTGCAG GAATTGCAGCGAGAGAACACTTTCTTACGTGCACAGTTTGCACAGAAGACAGAAGCCTTGAGCAAAGAAAAGATCGAGCTTGAAAAGAAACTCTCTGCTTCAGAAGTTGAAGTCCAGCTCATCAGAGAGTCACTCAGAGTGGCACTGCAGAAGCATTcggaggaagggaagaaacaggaagaaagg GTCAAGGGTCGTGATAAACatattaataatttgaaaaagaaatgtcagAAGGAATCCGAGCAGAACCGGGAGAAGCAGCAGCGTATTGAGACCTTGGAGCGCTACCTGGCTGACCTGCCCACTCTGGAAGACCATCAGAAACAGAGCCAGCAG CTTAAGGATTCTGAGTTGAAGAGCACAGAGCTGCAGGAGAGAGTGACTGAGCTGGAGAGTTTGCTGGAGGAGACCCAGGCAGCCTGCAGAGAAAAGGAGGTTCAACTGGAAAGCCTGAGACAGAGAGAAGCTGACTTCTCCTCCACCCGACATAG CCTGCAAGATAAGCAGTGTGTGGAAGATGCCAGTGGAGAAGGTCCAGCTCAACAAGGACAAGGTCCCCAAGTGGAAATGGAGTCTTGGCAGAAGGAATGTGATTCCCTTCGAAAG ATTGTGGAGAGGCAACAGCAGAAGATTGATCAGTTGCACTCACAAGTACAG AGCCTAGAGCAGGAAGTGGCTCAAGAAGAAGGAACAAGCCAGGCCCTGAAAGAGGAGGCCCAAAGGAGGGAGACAGCCCTGCAGCAGCTGCGCACAGCTGTGAAAGAG CTTTCAGTACAGAACCAGGACCTCATTGAGAAGAATCTGACGCTGCAAGAACACCTGCGACAGGCCCAATCAGGGTCCCCATCTTCATCAGACACAGCTCAGCTGGCATTTGAGCTGCACCAGGAATTGGCCAGTTGTCTTCAAGATCTGCAGGCTGTCTGTAGCATTGTGACCCAGAGGGCCCAGGGCCATGACCCCAATCTCTCCCTGCTCCTGGGCATTCACT CTGCACAGCACCCAGGGACTCAACTAGATTTTCAGAAACCAGATGTGATCAGGAGAAAACTGGAAGAGGTTCAGCAGCTACGCCGTGACATCGAGGACTTAAGGACCACCATGTCAGATAGATATGCCCAGGACATGGGAGAAAACTGTGTCACACAATGA